From Chryseobacterium gallinarum, one genomic window encodes:
- the tyrS gene encoding tyrosine--tRNA ligase yields MNSFIEELKWRGLFADMMPGTDEQLNKEVTTAYIGFDPTADSLHIGSLIQIKILAHFQQHGHKPIALVGGATGMIGDPSGKSAERNLLDEETLLHYVDCLKNQLSKFLNFDGNEPNKAELVNNYDWMKNISFLDFAKNIGKNITVNYMMAKDSVKKRFSGEGGADGMSFTEFTYQLIQGYDFLHLYQNNNVKLQMGGSDQWGNITTGTELIRRKAQGEAFALTVPLITKADGSKFGKSESGENYWLDKKKTSPYKFYQFWLNATDEDAERFIKFYTFLGKEEIETLIEEHKTAPHERKLQKKLAEEVTVWVHGREEYEKALKASEILFGRSTAEDLVNLDEETFLEVFDGVPQKEIARADVLGVNIIDLLSEKSGFLKSKSEAQREIKGNAISVNKQKVNDTYTANETDLIDGKFLLLQKGKKSYFIVKVQ; encoded by the coding sequence ATGAATTCCTTTATAGAAGAACTAAAATGGCGTGGTCTGTTTGCCGATATGATGCCCGGAACCGATGAACAACTGAATAAAGAGGTAACTACTGCATATATTGGTTTTGATCCTACAGCCGATTCTTTACATATCGGAAGTCTTATCCAGATCAAGATTTTAGCTCACTTCCAGCAGCATGGGCACAAACCTATTGCTTTGGTGGGAGGTGCTACGGGAATGATCGGTGATCCTTCAGGAAAATCTGCGGAGAGAAATCTTCTGGATGAAGAAACCCTTTTACACTATGTTGATTGTCTTAAAAACCAGCTTTCAAAATTTTTGAATTTTGATGGTAATGAGCCTAATAAAGCTGAATTAGTAAATAATTATGACTGGATGAAAAATATTTCTTTCCTTGATTTTGCTAAAAATATCGGGAAGAATATCACCGTCAATTACATGATGGCTAAAGATTCCGTAAAAAAAAGGTTTTCAGGAGAAGGAGGTGCAGATGGAATGAGCTTTACTGAATTTACTTATCAGCTGATCCAGGGATATGATTTCCTGCATTTATATCAGAACAATAATGTAAAACTTCAGATGGGAGGTTCTGACCAATGGGGAAATATTACTACAGGAACAGAATTGATCCGTAGAAAAGCTCAAGGAGAAGCTTTTGCATTAACAGTTCCTTTGATTACAAAAGCAGATGGCTCCAAATTCGGGAAATCTGAAAGCGGGGAAAACTACTGGCTGGATAAGAAGAAAACTTCACCTTATAAATTTTACCAGTTCTGGCTTAATGCTACGGATGAGGATGCTGAAAGATTTATTAAGTTCTATACATTCCTGGGGAAAGAAGAAATTGAAACTTTAATAGAAGAACATAAAACGGCTCCGCATGAAAGAAAGCTGCAGAAAAAACTGGCTGAAGAAGTAACGGTTTGGGTTCATGGCAGAGAAGAATATGAAAAAGCACTGAAAGCTTCTGAAATTCTGTTCGGCCGTTCTACAGCAGAAGATCTTGTTAACCTGGATGAGGAAACTTTCCTTGAAGTTTTTGATGGCGTTCCACAAAAAGAAATTGCCAGAGCAGATGTATTAGGAGTCAATATCATTGATCTGCTTTCTGAAAAATCAGGGTTTTTAAAGTCTAAAAGTGAAGCTCAAAGAGAAATTAAGGGAAATGCTATTTCTGTCAACAAGCAAAAAGTAAATGATACTTATACAGCTAATGAGACAGATCTTATCGATGGTAAATTCCTTCTGCTTCAAAAGGGTAAAAAAAGCTATTTTATTGTAAAGGTTCAATAG
- a CDS encoding outer membrane protein, with protein sequence MKKRIFILGLISLFASMNAQRIQKGEAQINVGIGVANGWGTPVSVGVDYAVHNDITVGIEGSYATKKYTGDIKGSWFGAGLNGNYHFNTLLKIPNKWDVYAGATLAYNSFSYKYNGSDYDYFDGKSSGVGFAGQVGGRYFFTNNLAFHVELGGGTVASGGKAGLTYKF encoded by the coding sequence ATGAAAAAGAGAATCTTTATATTGGGTCTGATTTCCCTTTTCGCAAGTATGAATGCACAAAGAATACAGAAAGGGGAAGCTCAGATCAATGTTGGCATAGGAGTGGCAAACGGCTGGGGAACTCCGGTATCTGTTGGAGTAGATTATGCTGTTCATAATGACATTACAGTAGGTATCGAAGGAAGCTATGCAACAAAGAAATATACTGGAGATATCAAAGGATCCTGGTTTGGGGCAGGCCTCAACGGAAATTATCATTTTAACACCTTGCTTAAAATTCCTAACAAGTGGGATGTATATGCGGGAGCTACACTGGCCTATAATTCTTTTTCATACAAATACAACGGATCAGATTATGACTATTTTGACGGGAAGTCTTCAGGAGTAGGCTTTGCGGGACAAGTAGGAGGAAGATACTTTTTTACAAACAACCTTGCATTCCATGTAGAGTTGGGCGGAGGTACTGTAGCATCAGGAGGAAAAGCAGGTCTTACCTACAAATTCTAA